A genome region from Deltaproteobacteria bacterium includes the following:
- a CDS encoding SMP-30/gluconolactonase/LRE family protein: MYAGEIIAEGLLGATGLAWAEGTLWITAGGPGRLLRWTEAHGLAEVAGLGGAPGGVALGGDGAIYIAQSGGERTPAAIVRVSAGGTVSVLATSVAGMTLEAPADLAFGPDGRLYFTDTRGPAKPAVNTLAGRIFAYELDSGEGTLIRRLGPVCPAGIGFSGEGELYWSEVFTRRLMRVGPEGPEVAAELPEYHTPAGFCFGSDGRLYTAARYAHCVAVIEDGYVVRRFECSRGLVTNCCIGGTSLYVAEAEFGRLWRFDAGVTGLPLLRGHGLSARAV; encoded by the coding sequence ATGTACGCTGGTGAGATCATTGCCGAAGGGCTGCTCGGGGCCACTGGGTTGGCGTGGGCGGAGGGAACTCTCTGGATCACGGCGGGCGGCCCGGGCCGGTTGTTGCGCTGGACCGAAGCGCACGGGCTGGCAGAGGTGGCTGGCCTCGGCGGCGCACCCGGCGGCGTTGCGCTCGGCGGCGACGGCGCGATCTACATCGCCCAGAGCGGCGGCGAGCGCACGCCCGCCGCCATTGTGCGCGTAAGCGCCGGCGGAACCGTGTCGGTGCTGGCAACTTCGGTGGCGGGCATGACGCTCGAGGCCCCCGCCGATCTCGCCTTCGGGCCCGATGGCCGGCTGTACTTCACCGATACGCGTGGGCCGGCGAAACCGGCGGTCAACACACTGGCGGGCCGCATCTTCGCCTACGAGCTCGATAGCGGCGAGGGCACGTTGATTCGCCGTCTCGGGCCGGTCTGTCCCGCCGGCATCGGCTTTTCGGGCGAAGGCGAGCTCTACTGGAGCGAAGTCTTCACCCGGCGCTTGATGCGAGTCGGCCCGGAGGGGCCCGAGGTCGCAGCTGAGCTGCCCGAGTACCACACTCCGGCGGGCTTCTGTTTCGGCAGCGACGGCCGGCTTTACACCGCCGCGCGCTACGCTCACTGCGTCGCCGTGATCGAGGACGGCTACGTGGTCCGACGCTTCGAGTGCAGCCGCGGCTTGGTCACCAATTGTTGCATCGGCGGCACTAGCCTGTACGTGGCGGAAGCCGAGTTCGGCCGGCTGTGGCGCTTCGATGCCGGCGTCACCGGCCTGCCGTTGCTGCGCGGGCACGGGCTCAGTGCGCGGGCTGTGTGA
- a CDS encoding response regulator, which yields MTTTPSPDPVTRVLLVEDYMPHVEVVRLFLEQAVNTRFALTHVEWLSHAFRELAAGQFDIVLLDLDLPDSQGLPTLVAFRARVPNIPVVVLTAHDEDELAVSALREGAQDFVVKWQRRGPKLLRAMRFAIVRAQLWHAPPQPGQPINILLVDDSAGDVRLLHESLRECKLRNPLYVLSDGDAALAFLRREGKFSTAPRPTLILLDWYLPTKSGGEVLAEIKRDPALADIPVIVLTTSQLEAERLAAFQPHAVGYLTKPFDIEQLIKLVNARDEFWLSIVTQPAH from the coding sequence ATGACGACCACGCCGAGCCCCGACCCCGTCACTCGCGTGCTGCTGGTGGAGGACTACATGCCGCACGTCGAGGTGGTGCGGCTGTTCCTCGAACAGGCGGTGAACACCCGCTTCGCCCTGACGCACGTGGAGTGGCTCAGCCATGCGTTCCGCGAGCTGGCCGCCGGCCAGTTCGACATCGTGCTGCTCGACCTCGACTTGCCCGACAGCCAGGGGCTGCCGACATTGGTGGCATTTCGCGCTCGGGTGCCGAATATCCCGGTGGTGGTGCTGACGGCACACGATGAGGACGAGCTCGCCGTCAGCGCCCTGCGCGAGGGGGCACAAGACTTTGTGGTGAAGTGGCAGCGGCGCGGCCCCAAGCTGCTGCGCGCCATGAGGTTCGCGATCGTGCGGGCGCAGTTGTGGCACGCACCGCCGCAACCGGGCCAGCCGATCAACATCCTGCTGGTCGATGACAGTGCCGGCGACGTGCGCCTGCTGCACGAAAGCTTGCGCGAGTGTAAGCTGCGCAACCCGCTCTACGTGCTGAGCGACGGCGACGCGGCGCTGGCGTTCTTGCGGCGAGAGGGGAAGTTCAGCACCGCGCCGCGCCCGACGCTGATCCTGCTCGACTGGTACCTGCCGACCAAGAGCGGTGGCGAGGTGCTGGCCGAGATCAAGCGCGACCCGGCACTAGCCGACATCCCGGTGATCGTGCTGACCACCTCGCAGCTGGAAGCCGAGCGTCTGGCCGCCTTCCAGCCGCACGCGGTCGGTTATCTGACCAAGCCTTTCGATATCGAGCAGCTGATCAAGCTGGTCAACGCCCGCGACGAGTTCTGGCTCAGCATCGTCACACAGCCCGCGCACTGA